In the Candidatus Binatia bacterium genome, CGAGGTCCACCTCGCCCGAGGTGCACAGGTCGACGTAGTGTTCCATCGCGTGCTTGCGCACGCCACGAAACTCCTCAATGCCAAATGCATTCGATCCCACCATGCGCAGCTCCTTGAAGTAGATCGGCGTCCACTCGAAGCGCTTCGGCGCTTCGACGCCGATGATCGAGAGGATGCCGCGCGGGCGGATGATGCGCACACCGATCTCGATCGTCTGCGGCGAGCAGATCGAGTCGTAGACCGCGTCGACACCGCCATCGAGCATCGGCAGGCCATGCCAGCGCGACTTCCACGGGCACGCCCCGGTGAGCTTCGATACGGTGGCGATGAGCTCGGCGCCCTGGCTCGACGTCATGACCTCGGCCGCGCCGAGCCGCTTGGCGGCGTCGACCTGCTGTGGGTAGCGGGCGATTACGAGGATGCGCGCCTTGGGCTTGACGACCTTCACGGCCGCCACGGCCGAGAGCCCGATCGTGCCGGCGCCGTAGATCAGCACGGTCGGCTCCTCGCCATCGGGCGGGTCTTTGACCACGGCGTGGAACGACACGGCGAAAGGATCCGCCAGGACCGCCTGCTCGTACGTCACATTCACCGGCAATCGGAAGAGCTGGCTCTCGTGCAGGGCCACGCGTGGGGCGTAGGCGCCCGGCGCGTCGTTGCAGTTCCCGAGGTGGAGCCCGGGAGCGAGGGCGCCGCGGTCGAAGTTCCGGCAGAGGGAGAGGTTACCGGCGGCGCACGACGGACACACGGGCTCGATGCCGCGCGGTTCGCAGGAGAGCCAGGGATTCACGACCACCCGGTGGCCGGGGCGCACACGCGTTACCAGCTTGCCGACCTCGGCGACGACACCGGTCGATTCGTGTCCGAGCACGTGCGGGAAGGAGATGATGCCCGAAATCGGGTTGTCGAAGTGGCCTTTCAGGAGCACCTGCTTCTGGTCGCTGCCGCAGACACCCGTCAGAGCCGTGCGCACCACCACCCAGCGGTCTCCACGCACCTGCGCG is a window encoding:
- a CDS encoding zinc-binding dehydrogenase — its product is MKALQFRMSVPRIVLTRALGVLSRNAFTSPIGPVQLEELPDAQVRGDRWVVVRTALTGVCGSDQKQVLLKGHFDNPISGIISFPHVLGHESTGVVAEVGKLVTRVRPGHRVVVNPWLSCEPRGIEPVCPSCAAGNLSLCRNFDRGALAPGLHLGNCNDAPGAYAPRVALHESQLFRLPVNVTYEQAVLADPFAVSFHAVVKDPPDGEEPTVLIYGAGTIGLSAVAAVKVVKPKARILVIARYPQQVDAAKRLGAAEVMTSSQGAELIATVSKLTGACPWKSRWHGLPMLDGGVDAVYDSICSPQTIEIGVRIIRPRGILSIIGVEAPKRFEWTPIYFKELRMVGSNAFGIEEFRGVRKHAMEHYVDLCTSGEVDLGFLVTHRYPLEDWRAAFRTAIAKTTGCVKVAITFADAPRA